In Mycolicibacterium phocaicum, one DNA window encodes the following:
- a CDS encoding RNA polymerase sigma factor has translation MRGRRDDKGVRGESDGDAPQTLLALYDSALPVVYGYFVRRCGDRGTAEDLTSETFLAAMDAARRDSPPAISVPWLIGVARHKLADHYRRRHDRFTVPVPETPEPAEPFDDWDTELDRIVAEAALARLPEQHRMVLTLRYLDDRPVPECAELIGRTVHATEALLVRAKRAFRSEYQDTEYRDGGAS, from the coding sequence ATGCGCGGCCGGCGCGACGATAAGGGTGTGAGGGGCGAATCAGACGGTGATGCTCCGCAGACGCTGCTGGCGCTGTACGACTCGGCACTGCCCGTCGTCTACGGCTACTTCGTGCGGCGCTGCGGTGATCGGGGCACCGCGGAAGACCTGACGTCGGAGACGTTTCTGGCGGCGATGGACGCTGCCCGCCGGGATTCGCCACCGGCGATCTCGGTGCCCTGGTTGATCGGCGTGGCCCGGCACAAACTGGCCGACCACTACCGCCGCAGGCACGACCGCTTCACCGTCCCCGTACCCGAAACACCCGAGCCGGCAGAGCCTTTCGACGACTGGGACACCGAGCTGGACCGCATCGTCGCCGAGGCCGCGCTGGCCCGGTTACCCGAACAGCACCGCATGGTGCTGACGTTGCGATATCTGGATGACCGCCCCGTGCCCGAATGCGCCGAGTTGATCGGACGCACCGTGCACGCCACCGAGGCCCTGCTGGTGCGGGCCAAGCGGGCATTCAGGAGCGAATACCAGGACACCGAATACCGGGACGGAGGTGCGTCATGA